CGATCACAGCCGGCTGCGGCAAAGGAGCAGCGGTCGCGATAGTAGCAGCCGGTTGGCAGGATCCTGTTGTTGGGAAGCTCGCCGACACGGGTCGCGGCGAGTTCGGGCAGCGGGTGCTTGAGGCTCGGAACCGTGGCCAGCAAGGTCCTGGTGTAGGGATGCGCCGGAGAATCGAGCACCTGTACCGCCGGCCCGGCCTCGACAATCTGGCCAAGATACATCACCGCCACGCGGTCGCAGAAGTGGCGCACCAGCGAAACGTCGTGCGAGATCATCAGATAGGCGAGGCCTAGCTCTCGCTGAAGTTTCAGCAGCAGGTTGATGATCTGCGCCTGGACGGAGACGTCGAGCGCGGATGTCGGCTCGTCCAGGATCAGCAGATCCGGATCGGTGCTGATCGCGCGCGCAACGGCGATGCGCTGGCGCTGGCCGCCGGAGAATTCATGCGGGCGCCGGTCGAGGTGTTCGGGCCGCAGGCCGACGGAAGCCGCGAGTTCGGCGGCACGCGCCCGCAGTTCGGCCTTCGACATTCCGCCGCGCACATGCAGCGGCTCGGTGATCAACCGCCACACAGGCAGGCGCGGATCGAGCGAGGATTGCGGATCCTGGAACACGATCTGCATCTGCTGGCGGATTTCACGTTTGCGCTTGCCGCGCGCGTCGTGGAAATCCTGACCGTCGATCAGCACCTTGCCCGAACTGCGCTCGACGAGGCCGATGATCGCTTGGACGAGCGTGCTCTTGCCGCAGCCGGATTCACCGACGATGCCAAGACTCTCGCCAGGGCGGATTGTCAGGTCCACCTTATTGACGGCATGAACATGCGAGGTGGCCCCGCCGAACCAGCCGCCGGGAATGGGAAAGTTGACGGTCAGATCCTCGACACTGAGAAGAGGCGCGGTCGTCATAGCGTGGCCTCGCTCATGATGCTCGATGGTTGGATTGCCCCGCGCCGCCAGCAGGCGACGAGATGCCCGGGAGCGGTCGCCACGGAAGGAGGCTTTGCCAGGCACTGGTCGTTGGCTTCCGGACAGCGCGGCCGGTAGAAGCAGCCTTGCGGCGGATCAAGCAGGTTGGGCACGGTTCCGGGGATGGCCTCCAGTTCCGCTTTCGGCTCCACCCGTTCAGGCAGGCAGCGCAGCAGCGCCTGCGTGTAGGGGTGCTGCGGCGCTTCCAGCACCGCCCGCGTCGGGCCGGACTCGACGATGCGGCCGGCATACATGACGTAGAGCCGGTCGCAGAGCTGCGAGACAACAGCGATATTGTGCGAGATGAAGACGACCGACGTGCCGGTCCGCTTGGCGCGGTCCAGGATCAGCCGCAGGATCACGGCCTGCACCGTCACGTCCAGGGCTGTCGTCGGCTCGTCGGCGATGATCAGGCCGGGGTTGCACGAGAAAGCCATGGCGATAAGCACGCGCTGGCGCATGCCGCCCGACAGCTCGAACGGATAGGCCTTCATGATCCGCTCGGGTTCGCCGATCAGCATGTCCTTGAGGATGCCGCGCGCGGTGCGCTCGGCCTCCGCCTCGCTGACCGCTTCGTGGCGCTGGATGACGCCGACCAATTGCTTGCCGATGCGGATGGTCGGGTTGAGCGCGTTCATCGGCTCCTGGAAGATGGTCGAGACCAGCTTGCCCCTGACATCCTGGAGTTCGGTTTCGCCCATGGCGAACGGGTCGCGGCCGAACAGACGGATACTGCCGGCGGTGACGCGGTAGCGGCCTTCGGGCAGAAGCCGTGTCGCCGCCATCGTGGTCACCGACTTGCCGCAGCCTGACTCGCCTACGAGGCCGACAATCTCGGAGGTACCGATCTCGATCGTCACGTCGTCGAGCGCCTTGATGGCGCCGGCATAGGTCGGGAATTCCAGCGACAGGCCTTCGATAGTCAACGCTGCGGGTTTTTGCCCGGCGGGCTTCAGGGTTCCGGATGCCACGTCCATCACCGTCCTCCCAACCGTGGATCGAGCATGTCGCGGATGCCGTCGCCAAGCAGGTTGCAGCCCATGGCGGTGATCAGGATGGCAAGGCCGGGGAAAGTGCAGTACCACCATTGGTCGAGGATGTAGTTGCGGCCGGTGCTGACCAGCGCGCCCCATTCGGACGTCGGCGGCTGTGCGCCCAGCCCGATGAAGCTCAGGGCGGCTGCGATCAGCACGATGCCGCCGAGGTCGAGCGTTGCCTGCACGATGATCGGCGACAGCGCGTTGGGCAGGACATGCCAGCGCAGGATGTAGAGCGGCGAAGCGCCGAAGGTGCGCGCCGCCTTGACGAAGACCCGCTCGCGCAAGGACAGCGTCTGCCCGCGCGCCAGCCGCACATAGGCGGGGATACGCACCAGCGCCACGGCCAGCATCGAGTTGACCAGGCTGGGGCCTAGTGCCGCCGCAAGCGCCATGGCCAGAACCAGCGCCGGCAGCGCCATGATGACGTCCATCAGCCTCATGATCGCGGTGTCGATGCGGCCACCCAATATGGCTGACATGCATCCGATCACCACACCGACACCTACAGATATCAGGACGATCATGAACGCCGCGACGCATGAGGCGCGCGACCCATAGATGATGCGTGAAAACAGGTCGCGCCCGACCTCGTCCGTGCCGAACCAGTGCTGCGCGCTCGGCGGTTGCAGACGCGCCGACAGCATCAGCTTGTCGGGATTGTAGGGTGCGATCAGGGGTGCTGCGACGATCATGATGATGACCATGACGATGATCGCCGCGCCAACCAGCGTCAGCGGGCTGCGGCGGGACAGGTACCAGAGAAAATGCAGCCGCGACTTCCAGCCCGAAGCGGCAGGGACGGCCTGTGTCGCGGAAGAGGCCACGCTCATCATCCGATCTCCCTGATCTGCGGATCGGCGAACATGTAGGCGATGTCGACGATCAGGTTGATGAGGACGTAGCCGATCGATGCGACCACGGTGAATCCCATGATCGCGGGAAAATCGAGTGTCTGGATCGAGGTCACGACATAGGTGCCCATGCCCGGCCAGGCGAATACGGTTTCGGTCAGCACCGCGCCATAGAGAAGGTCGCCCAGCGCCAGGCCAAGCAGGGTGATCGACGGGATCAAGGCGTTTCGCAACGCATGATTGAAGATGATGACACGGCGGCGCAGGCCGCTGGCGCGCGCGGTCCGGATGTAGTCCTCCTGGAGCACATCCAGCATCGATGCCCGGATCTGGCGCGTGATGACGCCGAGATTGGCGAAGGCAAGCACGAAGGAGGGCAAGATGAGATGCCGCACCGAACTCCAGAACGCGTCCATGCGGCCTTCAAGCAAGGAATCGATCAGGAAGAAGCCGGTGACGCGCGTTGGCAGGGCAATGCCCATGTCGATGCGTCCGCTGCCGGGCAGGATGTGCAGCTTGGCGTAGAACAGCAGCACCAGCACCAGCGCGAACCAGAACACCGGCATCGAAATGCCGCAGACCGAGATGGTGCGCGCCACCTGATCGATCGGGCCGTCCTTGTAGATGGCGGATGCTACGCCGAGCGGAATGCCGATCACGATCGCCAGGATCAGCGAGATGGCGCCGAGCTCCATCGTCGCTGGCAGGAAGGTGGCGATATCGCCGGCAACCGAGCGGCGCGTGCGCAGCGAGGTTCCGAGGTCGCCATGCAGCAGGTTGCTGACGTAGATGGTGAACTGGTCCCATACCGGACGGTCGAGCCCGAGGTCGCGCCGCACGCTCATCAGCGTTTCGGCGCTTGCCCTGTCACCGGCGATCATCCGGGCAGGATCGCCGGGGATCAGGTGGGAAATGATGAAGGTGATGACTGCGACGCCGAAGACGACGAAGAACAGCATCACGAAGCGGGGAATGATAATGCGCATGATCGTCATGTGAGGTTGGTCCTCGTGGCGCTGCGGGCTTCTTTATGCCTACGGAACATGGTGATCGGCAAGGCGTTGCGCCTCACCGACCGTCGGACATTGTTCGACGCTTCCCGGGTTGTTGAGACTGCACGGCCAGACGCTTCCGGCAACCGACCGGAAGACATCTGGCGTGACAGCATTCTGCAGAGCAGGGATGCCGAAGATGTCAGGTTCCATATGTGCGACGAACGGGAGCGCCATTGGCGCCCCCTCGTACGCGGTCATTCCGACTTCGACATGGTGGCGAAGTTGTAGACCTGGATCAGCATCGGATTGTAGACGTAGCCCTTGACCACCGCGCGGCGCGCGAAGATGTCGTTCTTCTGCATCAAATAGAGATAGGGAGCGTCCTGCGTCGAGAGCTTCTGTGCCTCGAGATAGAGCTGCTCGCGCTTCGGCTGGTCGATGATGCTGGCGGCCTCGCGAACAAGGCCGGCGACCTTGGGATTGTTGTAGAAGGCGCGATTGCCCGGGCCGCCCATGCGCTCCGGATCGAACCAGTAGTTCATGAACATGTAGGGGTCGGCGAAATCGGGCGTCCATGCGCCTGGCGCCAAATCGTAGTTGCCGCTCGCCGCCATTTCGCGCTTGGTGGTGTCGGCAACGGCCTGCAGGTCGAGCTTGATGCCGATGTCGGCCAGGTTGGCCTGCAAGGCGAGACCGACCGGCTCCCAGGCCGTATCGGCTTGCGAGAATGTGTAAGTGAGATGGATGTCGGACTTGCCGGCCTCCTTCAACAGCGCTTTGGCCTTTTCGGCATCGTAGCTGTACTGGAAGCCGTTGGGGTCATGCCCCCACATGCCATCGGGAACAGCACCGCGCATCTGCTCGGCCTGGCCCTGCATGATGCCGTCGACGATGCCCTTGTAATCCACCGCGTAGGAGATCGCCTGGCGCACGCGCACATCATCGAGCGGCGGCCGTTTGTTGTTCATATAGATGTAGTTGACGTAGAGGCTCGGATTGCTCTCCACAACGATGTTGGAATCGCCTTTCAGCGCGGCGGCCTGGTCGACCGGAACCTGTTCGATGATATCGGCATCGCCATTGACGAGTTGCAGGCGGCGCGCCGAGATTTCACCGACGGTGCGCACGACAATCTGCTTCAAGGCCGGAGTCGGGCCGCTGTAGTGCTCGTTGCGGTCGAGCACGACACTCTGGTTTCGTTCCCAGCTGGTGATCTTGTAGGCGCCGCTGCCGGCGGTGTGCTCGGCCAGCCAGGCCTTGGCCATGTCGCCGTCTTTTTCATGTTCCATCACCTTGGGATTGATGATGGCGGCACCCGAAACGGCCATGGTCGAGAGGAACGGCGCGAACTGCGACGACAGGATGAACTTGACGGTACCGGGATCGACGACCTGAACTTCCTTCAGCACGGGAAAGGCATCCGAAGGTCCGGCCTTGAGCTTCATCGCCCGGTCGAAGCTGAACTTGACCGCCGCCGCATCGACATCCGTGCCGTCATCGAATTTGTGGCCCTTGGCCAGCTTGAAGGTCCAGACGGTGTTGGTGTCGTCGACGGACCAGCTTTCCGCAAGCTCGGGAACGACGTCGGTGGTGGCGCCCTTGTAGGCCACCAGATGCTCGTAGGCTGCGTAGATGAAGGTATAGCCGCTGTTGCTGATCTCGACGCCGGGGTCCGCGGTCGGCGCGTCCTCCGCTCGGCTGAGAACCAGCACATCCGACGCGGCCCAAGCCGCTTGCGTCAGCGATGAGGTGACCAAAAGGGCAAAGCCCAGCTTCTTCCAGTGCGCGAAAACCATCTCTCTACCCTCTGAGGTTCGGCGGACTCGAACGACGCCTGTTTCCGGCAATTTTGTCCGCACGATCAGATTAGGCAACGATTTTCCGAAGCGCAACTTATTTTCTTATCGTACGCGCCACTTGCTCGGTCTTGGCACGTGGCGCCAATTTTGAAATGGCACTTTCCTCGATCTCGGAAGAGCCGATCGCATCGATCAGATCTTTCTCCGTCGTGGAGCAAATGCAGATGAAGCGCGCCGGCTTCTCGCTCGCCGTCACGTAGGCATGCCCCATGGTTGCATCAAAATAGACGGAGTCTCCCACCTTCAAGACCACCGGTTCATAGTGCTCGGTGTGGAGCTCAAGTTCTCCTTCCACCACATAGGTATATTCTTCGCCGACATGGCGGATGAAAGAGCCGAACTCTTCCATCGTTCGGGCGTGCGCCACGCCGAACATCGGGACGATCGATTTTTTCGAGATGTCGGTGCACAAATAGAGATAGTCGTAGTTCTTCGTCTTGATGGAGCGGCCATCGCCGGCCCTGCTGATCGTGCGGCGCCCGAGCGGACTCGGGCTGGTTTCCGAGGCACGGGTCCCGAACAATTCGACAATGTCGACCTTCAGCCCCTCGGCCAATTGAACGATGCGGTCGTAGGTCAACGACATCTGGTTGTTTTCAACCTTGGACAGCGTTGATATGGCGAGCCCGGTCATCGCGCTGACTTGCGACAAGGTCCAGTGATTGCGCGTGCGGATTTCCCGCAGGAAATCGCCCAGGCTGGCTTTCTGATCCGTCATATTCGTTGCCGCATCCCGCATTTCAGGTCACCAACGATAGTACACTCTAATTTTTTGCGCGATATGGAAAACTGCTTGATCTATAGGAAAAATAAGTTTCTGATGAGACCAATCAGTATCGGGTGAATGATGTTCGACTTTGTTGTGATCGGCGGCGGCATGGCGGGCGCTTCCGCTGCCTATGAGTTGGCCGATGGCGCGAGCGTCCTGCTGCTCGAGCGAGAAGAGCATTGCGGCTATCACACGACGGGCCGCTCGGCCGCACTCTTTTCCGAAACCTATGGCAACGCCACCATCCGGTCGCTGACGAGAGCCAGTCGCGGTCTGTATGAGGCGCCACCGGCCGGCTTTGCCGAGCACCCCCTGCTGACGCCGCGTCCTGTGCTTTTCATCGCACGCGCCGATCAGGAAGCAAGCATCGCGGATATGGCCGAGATATTCGCGTGGACGGGCGGAAAGCCGTCGCGGGTTCTCAGTGCCGACGCTGTGCGCGAGCGCGTGCCGATCATGCGTGCCGACTATGTGGCACAGGCCCTCCTCGACGAGACGTCGATGGACATCGACGTCCACGCCTTGCATCAAGGTTATCTGCGCGGCGCGCGCGCCCGGGGCGCCCGCATCGCGGTTTCCGCCGAAGTCCTCGATATCGATCGGGATTCCTCCGGCTGGCGGATCACCACGGCCAGGGAGCAGTTCAAGGCGAGGATCATCGTCAATGCCGGTGGCGCATGGGCCGATACCATCGCTGCCATGGCCGGCGTTGCAACAGCCGGACTGACGCCGCTGCGACGCACCGCCATGATGCTGGACCTGCCCGATGGCGTTGACGCTTCGTCTTGGCCGCATGTGATCGACGTCGATGAGGAGTTCTATTTCAAGCCCGATGCCGGGCGGCTTCTGGCGTCGCCGGCGGACGAGACGCAGAGTGAACCTTGTGATGCACAGGCCGATGAGTTTGACATCGCGGTTGCCATCGACCGCATCCAGCAAGCGGCCGACCTGCCGGTGCGTTCGATTTCGCGCCGCTGGGCGGGCCTGCGCACTTTCGCTGCGGATCGCAGCCCTGTGGTTGGCTTCGACCCGCGTTGCGAGGACTTCTTCTGGCTGGCAGGCCAGGGCGGCTATGGCATCCAGACTGCCCCGGCGCTGGCCAAGGTGGCCGCCGCACTGGCCCACCGCAGGCCCATTGCCGACGCTATCCTCGATGCTGGTTTCGATCCCGATGAGGTGTCGCCCGCTCGCGCCGGGATTGGCCGCGCGGCCCATACCGCCGCCGCATAACTCTGATCCGGGGGAGATCATCAATGGCCTTCAATCTTGACGCACTGGCGTCGGTTGCCCTGGACGACAGCATCAAGGGCATTCCGTTCGGCGCCAGGCTCAGGCTCGCCGATGTCGCCGATCAAGGCTGGAATTTGCTTTCCGGCGACCTGCCGCTGCCCGCTGCGATCATCCGCGCCGACGCGCTGGCGCACAATTCGCGCTGGATGCAACGTTTCGTCGCCGAGCGCGGCGCGCTGATTGCCCCGCACGTCAAGACGACGATGTGCCCGCAGATCATCGCCCGCCAGATCGCCGATGGTGCCTGGGCTGTGACCGTCGCGACGGTCCAGCAGATGCAGGTCTGCCGCGGCTTCGGCGCGGAGCGCATCATCCTCGCCAATCAGGCGGTCGGACGGCTGGAACTCGATGCGATCGCCGCCATGGTCGGGGAACCCGACCTCGATTTCATGATGATCATCGACAGCGCCGCCGGCATCGAGGCGGCAGCAGAAGCGGTGCGGCGCAACCAGCTTGACCGCCCGCTGCAACTGCTTCTCGAACGCGGCTACCCAGGCGGCCGCACCGGCTGCCGGACCAATGACAGCGCGCTTACCCTTGCCAGGCAGATACGCGCCACACCGGGGCTTCGCCTTGTCGGGATCGAGGCCTTCGAGGGCCTGATAAAGGCAGAAAACGGGTCGGCCGAGCAGGCGGTCGGACTTTTCATGGATGAAATCGCCGCGCTCTTTGGCCTTTGCGCGGATGAAGGTCTGTTCGAGAGCGACGCGCCGCTGGTCACCGCCGGCGGCTCCTCCTACTACGATATCGTCATCGACAGGCTGGCGCAGTGCGGCGCCCGCGTGGTGACGAGAAGCGGCTGTTACGTCACGCATGATTCCGGGCTTTACCAGAGTGCCCACCAACGCCTGCAGGCCAAGACCGGCGAGCAGGACGGCCTGCGCCGTGCGCTGGAAATCTGGGCCTATGTGCAGTCGATTCCTGAGCCAGGACTTGCCCTGCTGACGGCCGGCCGGCGCGACTGCGGAACGGATTCGGGATTTCCGGTGCCGCTCCTCCTGTCCCGCGCAGGCGCCCATCCGCAGGACTTGCCGTCGGGATGCGAAGTGATCAACCTCAACGATCAGCACGCTTACATGCGCTTCCCGGCCGATCTGCGGCTTGCCGTCGGCGACCGTGTCGGGCTCGGCATTTCCCATCCATGCACGACGTTCGACAAATGGCAGATCATCTACCTTGTCGACAGTGACTACAGGGTGGTGGAAGCCATGAAGACCTACTTCTGAAGCTTCTCGCGGCGATGTCCTGTTGATTGCTTCCGATTGATATTGCGAGGAGACCACCGATGAGCCGACTTTCCGCCGCCGCAGTCGAACTGTTCGAGGACCTGATCCGCCAGCAGGTCGAGGACAAGGCGATCCCCTCCATCTCCTATGGCCTTGTCGACCGCGACGGGCTGATGGCCGCGGGCCATATCCAGCGTCATGACCGTGGCTTCGCCATGGGCGACGACACCTGTTTCCGGATCGGCTCGATCACCAAGACATTCACCGCCCTGTCGATCATGCAGCTTGCCGAAAAAGGGCTTGTCGATCTCGATGCCGACGTCTGCGAATACCTACCGGGCTTCAAGCCGCTCAACCCGTTCGCCGGGCGCGAAGGCGGTCCCCATGGCGCGCGGATCAGCCTGCGCAAGCTGCTGAGCCACACCGCCGGCCTCGTGCGCGAGCCCAAGAGCGGCCACTATCTCGACGCAGCGCGGCCGCCGCTGGCCGACACCGTGGCCGAACTCGCCAGCTCGACGCTAAAACAGGATCCGAGCCTGGGACAGATGCATTACTCCAATGCCGGCATTGCCGTGGCCGGAAGGGTCATCGAGACGGTGACGGGCAAGAGCTACGCCGAATACGTCACCGATCATATGCTGAAGCCGCTTGGCATGGACCGGACCTCGTCGGGCCTGGCGCCAGGCATCGCCGAGCGGCTCGCGCCCGCCGACATGTGGACGCTGGACGGCGACAGCCCCGCTCCCGTGTTCGACCTTGGCGGTCCGCCGGCCGGCAACATCTATTCCACCATTGGCGACATGGCCCGCTATGCCCAGTGCCTGCTGCGCGGCGGCTTCGCGCCGGATGGCCGGGCGATCGCATCGCCCGCCTCATTGCGCGAGATGTGGGTGCCGATCGGCAAGCGCGCCTCCGGAGAAAGGGTGGCGAACACCTATGGCCTGTGTTTCGGTGTCGGCGATGTCGATGGCTGGACCTCCGTCGGCCATGGTGGCGCCGTCTATGGCTACGCCTCGCAGATGATCCTGCTGCCCGCCGCCGGCGTCGGCGTGCTGATCTTCTCGACGCTGGATTTCTCCAACCAGATCGGCGCGCGGCTTGGCGTCGAGGGGCTGCGCATCGCGCTGGCCGAACGCCGGATGGGTACGCTGCCGTCGCGGCGGCAGAGCCTGCCTGCCGTCGCCGCCGACCAGCTTGCGGCACTGCCCGGCCACTACCGGCACGAAACTTCCGGCGAGGTCGTCGAGGTCAAGGCCAAGGGCGGCAAGCTCTATCTGATGGGCGAAGGCGTGCCGTTGCAGATCCGCCCGGTCGCCGGTTCGGATTTCACCATTGACGGGCGCATCTATGGACGCGACGCCGAATATCCACACATGAAGCTGTCATTCCCCGCTCCCGGCGCGCTGGTGTGGAAGGCAGCGAACTGGTCACGCATTGAGGCACTGCCCACTGAGATAGTGCCGGCCGAGATTGCGCCGCATCTCGGCGAATACGGCCCGGATTTCAACGTCACCTATCTCAGCTACAGCCATGGCGAGCTGAAATGCCTGATAGAGTATTTCTGCACGCACAGCTGTGAGCCGGAGGAGGCCGGGCGCTATCGCATGCATGGCATCCTGTACGAGGAAGAAATCCTCGAACTCGACGCCGTCGACGATCACGGCCGGCGCGGCATCCGGGTCGGCCCGATGTTCCTCGAGCGCCGGCCCGCTGCAAAAGCGAGCGGCTGATGGTGCCTACAAAGCATTCGCCCAAGCAAATCGACCAGCTGCCGACGTCGATGACCGGGCTTCTTTAACATCCAGGGAGGACAGACAATGAAGGTATTCATCAGCGCCGATATCGAAGGCACCGCCGGCATCACCAATTGGGACGAGGCCAAGAAGGGCAATCCCGACTATGCCGAGTTTCGCGAATACATGACCGACGAACTGGTCGCCGCCTGTGAGGGCGCGAAGGCGGCTGGCGCCACCGAAGTGGTGGTGAAGGACGCGCACTCCACCGCGCGCAACCTCATCCTGTCGAGGCTGCCGGACTATGTCCGCATCGTGCGCGGCTGGAGCGGCCACCCCGACATGATGATGTTCGGCATCGACGACAGCTTCGCCGCCGCACTCTACACCGGCTACCACAACAAGGCGGGGACGGACACCAACCCGCTGGCGCATACCTTGACCGGCACCGTCTCGCGGCTGCTGATCAATGGCGAGGTCGCCTCGGAATACACGCTGAACGCGCTCTGCGCGGCACGCTACCGCGTGCCTTCGGTGTTCCTGAGTGGCGACGCCGGCATGTGCGCCGAAGCGAAGGTTCTGGTGCCGGCCATCGGCACGGTGGCGACCAGCGAAGGATTTGGCCCGGCGACCTCATCGATGACGCCTGGAGCCGCAGTCAAGGCGATCCGCAACGGGGTCGAAGCGGCACTGTCACGCGACCTCTCGGTCTGCCTACCCCCGCTCGCCGACAGCTTCGAACTGGTGGTCGAATACACCACGCCGATCGAAGCCTATCGGGCCAGCTGGTACCCGGGCGTCGAGCACGTCGCGGCGCGCACGCTCCGCTTCAAGGCAACGGATTTCTTCGACATCCAGCGCGCGGTCCGTTTCATCGTCTGAGGTTGGGTAATACCGCCGAGATCGGGAGACACTGATTTCGGCGGCCTCGCTGACCAGACTCCTGCTGGGCGACACGACATCGCAGGGCATGCTTCGAGACAACCGTCACCGTCGAGCCCCTATTGATGGCGTGGCGGCTTGGTCTGTCGAATCGGGTCGTCGCTTTCCTCAAGATACGTCTACGCCCTTCGACAAGCCGACCTCCACACTCGACCCCGAAATGGTGGGTGAAGTGCTTCAGGTCTTCAAGACGCCGGCGATCGAGGGATGACAATGGTGGTCGTCACCCATGAGATGGGTTTTGACCGCAACGTCGGGCACCGGGTGATCTGGATGACGGCCTGATCGTCGAGGAGGCAGCCCCCCGAGCGCTGCTCTCGAATCCGCAAAGGAGCCGCACGAAGAGTTTTCTGGCGAAAATCTTGTAGGCGAGAAACATCTCGGCAGGCAGCTGCGAACCCGGCGCACCCACGCCGCAAAAAAAACAAAGTCCGCTCCCGGCTATACGATCGGTAGCCGATAGGAGAAGATGCCTCGACGGCTTCCGTTCGCGATGCCGGTGAACCAAATCGGCTTGATCGGGACGAAAATGCAAGAATGGCCTGAAATTCCGTACGGCGCGTGGCGGGAGACATGTGCTGCGCTGCACCGCTACGCGCAGATTGTCGGCAAATACCGGCTCGCCCGCACACCGTGGATAAACCACTCCTGGCACGCCACCCTTTATCCCAACGCGCGCGGTTTCACGACGGGTCTGGTGCCGGACGTGCGAGGCGGCATCGAACTGAGTTTCGATCTCATCGACCATCAGGTGGTCGGTACGGCAACAGGGGGAGGGACGGCTCGGCTTGCGCTTGAGCCTATGTCGGTCGCATCGTTTCACAAGCGCCTGTTGGATCTGATCCGTACCCTCGGCGGGACGCCGGAACTGGACGGCAGGCCAAATGAGATTCCCGATGGCGTCCCTTTTGCCATGGATACCATCGAGCGGCCGTATGACGCCAGCGCCGTGACACGGTTCTTCCGTGCCTGCGTGGCTGCGACGAACGTATTCCAGACCTTCC
The nucleotide sequence above comes from Mesorhizobium shangrilense. Encoded proteins:
- a CDS encoding NAD(P)/FAD-dependent oxidoreductase; translation: MFDFVVIGGGMAGASAAYELADGASVLLLEREEHCGYHTTGRSAALFSETYGNATIRSLTRASRGLYEAPPAGFAEHPLLTPRPVLFIARADQEASIADMAEIFAWTGGKPSRVLSADAVRERVPIMRADYVAQALLDETSMDIDVHALHQGYLRGARARGARIAVSAEVLDIDRDSSGWRITTAREQFKARIIVNAGGAWADTIAAMAGVATAGLTPLRRTAMMLDLPDGVDASSWPHVIDVDEEFYFKPDAGRLLASPADETQSEPCDAQADEFDIAVAIDRIQQAADLPVRSISRRWAGLRTFAADRSPVVGFDPRCEDFFWLAGQGGYGIQTAPALAKVAAALAHRRPIADAILDAGFDPDEVSPARAGIGRAAHTAAA
- a CDS encoding amino acid deaminase translates to MAFNLDALASVALDDSIKGIPFGARLRLADVADQGWNLLSGDLPLPAAIIRADALAHNSRWMQRFVAERGALIAPHVKTTMCPQIIARQIADGAWAVTVATVQQMQVCRGFGAERIILANQAVGRLELDAIAAMVGEPDLDFMMIIDSAAGIEAAAEAVRRNQLDRPLQLLLERGYPGGRTGCRTNDSALTLARQIRATPGLRLVGIEAFEGLIKAENGSAEQAVGLFMDEIAALFGLCADEGLFESDAPLVTAGGSSYYDIVIDRLAQCGARVVTRSGCYVTHDSGLYQSAHQRLQAKTGEQDGLRRALEIWAYVQSIPEPGLALLTAGRRDCGTDSGFPVPLLLSRAGAHPQDLPSGCEVINLNDQHAYMRFPADLRLAVGDRVGLGISHPCTTFDKWQIIYLVDSDYRVVEAMKTYF
- a CDS encoding ABC transporter ATP-binding protein; protein product: MDVASGTLKPAGQKPAALTIEGLSLEFPTYAGAIKALDDVTIEIGTSEIVGLVGESGCGKSVTTMAATRLLPEGRYRVTAGSIRLFGRDPFAMGETELQDVRGKLVSTIFQEPMNALNPTIRIGKQLVGVIQRHEAVSEAEAERTARGILKDMLIGEPERIMKAYPFELSGGMRQRVLIAMAFSCNPGLIIADEPTTALDVTVQAVILRLILDRAKRTGTSVVFISHNIAVVSQLCDRLYVMYAGRIVESGPTRAVLEAPQHPYTQALLRCLPERVEPKAELEAIPGTVPNLLDPPQGCFYRPRCPEANDQCLAKPPSVATAPGHLVACWRRGAIQPSSIMSEATL
- a CDS encoding ABC transporter ATP-binding protein, translating into MTTAPLLSVEDLTVNFPIPGGWFGGATSHVHAVNKVDLTIRPGESLGIVGESGCGKSTLVQAIIGLVERSSGKVLIDGQDFHDARGKRKREIRQQMQIVFQDPQSSLDPRLPVWRLITEPLHVRGGMSKAELRARAAELAASVGLRPEHLDRRPHEFSGGQRQRIAVARAISTDPDLLILDEPTSALDVSVQAQIINLLLKLQRELGLAYLMISHDVSLVRHFCDRVAVMYLGQIVEAGPAVQVLDSPAHPYTRTLLATVPSLKHPLPELAATRVGELPNNRILPTGCYYRDRCSFAAAGCDRPQSLVEFGDRTGTVAMSPSDKAAWPRSVRCHRAQAGDI
- a CDS encoding ABC transporter permease, translating into MTIMRIIIPRFVMLFFVVFGVAVITFIISHLIPGDPARMIAGDRASAETLMSVRRDLGLDRPVWDQFTIYVSNLLHGDLGTSLRTRRSVAGDIATFLPATMELGAISLILAIVIGIPLGVASAIYKDGPIDQVARTISVCGISMPVFWFALVLVLLFYAKLHILPGSGRIDMGIALPTRVTGFFLIDSLLEGRMDAFWSSVRHLILPSFVLAFANLGVITRQIRASMLDVLQEDYIRTARASGLRRRVIIFNHALRNALIPSITLLGLALGDLLYGAVLTETVFAWPGMGTYVVTSIQTLDFPAIMGFTVVASIGYVLINLIVDIAYMFADPQIREIG
- a CDS encoding ABC transporter substrate-binding protein, encoding MVFAHWKKLGFALLVTSSLTQAAWAASDVLVLSRAEDAPTADPGVEISNSGYTFIYAAYEHLVAYKGATTDVVPELAESWSVDDTNTVWTFKLAKGHKFDDGTDVDAAAVKFSFDRAMKLKAGPSDAFPVLKEVQVVDPGTVKFILSSQFAPFLSTMAVSGAAIINPKVMEHEKDGDMAKAWLAEHTAGSGAYKITSWERNQSVVLDRNEHYSGPTPALKQIVVRTVGEISARRLQLVNGDADIIEQVPVDQAAALKGDSNIVVESNPSLYVNYIYMNNKRPPLDDVRVRQAISYAVDYKGIVDGIMQGQAEQMRGAVPDGMWGHDPNGFQYSYDAEKAKALLKEAGKSDIHLTYTFSQADTAWEPVGLALQANLADIGIKLDLQAVADTTKREMAASGNYDLAPGAWTPDFADPYMFMNYWFDPERMGGPGNRAFYNNPKVAGLVREAASIIDQPKREQLYLEAQKLSTQDAPYLYLMQKNDIFARRAVVKGYVYNPMLIQVYNFATMSKSE
- the ddpC gene encoding D,D-dipeptide ABC transporter permease, coding for MSVASSATQAVPAASGWKSRLHFLWYLSRRSPLTLVGAAIIVMVIIMIVAAPLIAPYNPDKLMLSARLQPPSAQHWFGTDEVGRDLFSRIIYGSRASCVAAFMIVLISVGVGVVIGCMSAILGGRIDTAIMRLMDVIMALPALVLAMALAAALGPSLVNSMLAVALVRIPAYVRLARGQTLSLRERVFVKAARTFGASPLYILRWHVLPNALSPIIVQATLDLGGIVLIAAALSFIGLGAQPPTSEWGALVSTGRNYILDQWWYCTFPGLAILITAMGCNLLGDGIRDMLDPRLGGR
- a CDS encoding helix-turn-helix domain-containing protein, coding for MTDQKASLGDFLREIRTRNHWTLSQVSAMTGLAISTLSKVENNQMSLTYDRIVQLAEGLKVDIVELFGTRASETSPSPLGRRTISRAGDGRSIKTKNYDYLYLCTDISKKSIVPMFGVAHARTMEEFGSFIRHVGEEYTYVVEGELELHTEHYEPVVLKVGDSVYFDATMGHAYVTASEKPARFICICSTTEKDLIDAIGSSEIEESAISKLAPRAKTEQVARTIRK